From Vreelandella neptunia, the proteins below share one genomic window:
- the def gene encoding peptide deformylase, whose amino-acid sequence MAKLPILEFPDERLRTKAAAVETVDDEVRQLVDDMLETMYDARGIGLAATQIDVHRRVVVMDVSDDNSQPLVLINPRYTPIGDEKELLSEGCLSIPEHYAEVPRYLKVQLNALDRNGDAYELEAEGLLAHCIQHEYDHLEGVLFVDYLSPLKRDRIRKKMQKRHKQMQDA is encoded by the coding sequence ATGGCCAAACTTCCTATTCTTGAATTCCCCGATGAGCGCCTGCGCACCAAGGCCGCTGCGGTGGAAACCGTCGACGATGAGGTACGCCAGCTCGTCGACGATATGCTGGAGACCATGTATGACGCCCGTGGTATCGGTCTAGCCGCGACCCAGATCGATGTCCATCGCCGTGTTGTCGTCATGGATGTCAGCGACGATAACTCCCAGCCGCTGGTACTTATCAACCCGCGCTACACCCCGATTGGCGACGAGAAAGAGCTGCTTTCGGAGGGCTGCCTGTCGATTCCCGAGCACTATGCAGAAGTGCCGCGCTACCTTAAGGTGCAGCTCAACGCGCTGGATCGTAATGGCGATGCCTATGAGTTAGAGGCAGAGGGTCTGCTGGCACACTGTATTCAGCACGAGTACGACCACCTTGAGGGCGTGCTGTTTGTTGACTACTTGTCGCCGCTAAAACGTGACCGGATCCGCAAGAAAATGCAGAAACGCCATAAGCAGATGCAGGACGCCTAA
- a CDS encoding M48 family metallopeptidase: MRWLRPLAITALCASIAACSTSPTGRSQLLLLSDSELNEMGRQAFTQYQQKLPTAGQASHRYVQCIADAIVAELPAQQQQLDWQIRVFESEQPNAFALPGGYMGVNTGMLDIATNQDQLASVIGHEIGHVLANHANERASTESATSLGLSVISSTSGMQSAGGQQLMGVLGMGAQYGIVLPFSRAHESEADVIGLDLMAQAGFNPRESVTLWENMQAATGGGAPPEWMSTHPGQGQRIEGLQANMDHALARYQQARSNGRTPNCPRP, encoded by the coding sequence ATGCGCTGGCTTCGCCCCCTTGCTATTACCGCGCTATGCGCGTCCATCGCCGCTTGCTCCACCTCGCCTACCGGACGCTCGCAACTACTGTTGCTCTCCGATAGCGAACTCAATGAGATGGGCCGCCAGGCGTTCACTCAATATCAGCAGAAACTGCCTACCGCCGGCCAAGCCAGTCATCGCTATGTCCAGTGTATTGCCGATGCCATCGTGGCGGAGCTCCCCGCCCAGCAGCAACAGCTAGATTGGCAAATCCGCGTGTTTGAGTCCGAACAGCCCAACGCCTTCGCGCTTCCCGGCGGCTATATGGGCGTGAATACCGGTATGCTGGATATTGCTACAAATCAGGATCAGCTTGCTTCCGTTATCGGCCACGAAATTGGTCACGTACTGGCCAACCATGCCAATGAGCGCGCCTCAACCGAGAGCGCCACCTCGTTAGGCCTGTCGGTAATTTCCAGCACCTCGGGCATGCAGTCTGCCGGTGGCCAGCAACTCATGGGCGTGCTCGGCATGGGCGCGCAGTACGGCATCGTACTGCCTTTTTCCCGGGCTCATGAGAGCGAAGCTGACGTGATTGGCCTGGATCTTATGGCCCAAGCCGGTTTCAATCCCCGTGAAAGCGTGACCCTTTGGGAAAATATGCAGGCGGCCACAGGTGGCGGTGCGCCCCCCGAGTGGATGTCGACTCACCCTGGCCAAGGCCAGCGCATTGAAGGCCTGCAAGCCAATATGGATCATGCCCTGGCACGCTACCAACAAGCACGCAGCAATGGTCGCACCCCCAACTGCCCACGCCCTTAA
- the aroE gene encoding shikimate dehydrogenase: MTDRYCVFGNPVKHSKSPQIHSEFAHQTQQALEYTAEEAPVDGFAGAWRAFIDAGGRGANVTVPFKGDAFALCDTLSHRARRAGAVNTLILGGNGRTYGDTTDGIGLVRDLAYHRVALAGKRILVVGAGGAVRGILEPLLVEQPSKVVVVNRTAAKAEQLASDFADLGTVTGGGFDTLDGTFDVVINGTSASLSGDLPPLPDTLFNTNAWAYDMMYGAEPTVFLQWAGPRGAKLLDGLGMLVEQAAESFFLWRNVRPETAPVREMLRQSLNYS; this comes from the coding sequence ATGACTGATCGCTACTGCGTGTTTGGCAACCCGGTCAAACACTCTAAATCCCCGCAGATCCACTCTGAGTTTGCCCATCAAACCCAACAGGCTCTTGAGTACACCGCTGAAGAAGCACCGGTGGATGGCTTTGCCGGTGCCTGGCGGGCATTTATCGACGCGGGCGGGCGTGGCGCCAATGTTACCGTGCCGTTCAAGGGTGATGCCTTTGCGCTTTGCGACACCTTGAGCCACCGCGCCCGTCGTGCAGGGGCGGTGAATACGCTGATCCTGGGGGGGAATGGCCGTACCTACGGCGATACTACCGATGGCATTGGCCTAGTGCGTGATTTGGCCTATCACCGCGTGGCGTTAGCGGGAAAGCGCATTTTGGTGGTAGGCGCAGGTGGCGCCGTGCGCGGCATTCTGGAGCCCCTGCTTGTCGAGCAGCCCAGTAAAGTCGTCGTGGTCAACCGCACCGCCGCCAAGGCCGAGCAGCTGGCCAGCGATTTTGCTGATCTGGGGACTGTCACTGGCGGCGGTTTTGACACTCTTGACGGTACTTTTGATGTGGTGATTAACGGCACCAGCGCCAGCCTCTCAGGCGATTTACCGCCGTTGCCTGATACGTTGTTCAATACTAATGCCTGGGCCTACGACATGATGTACGGGGCCGAGCCGACGGTGTTTTTACAATGGGCAGGCCCGCGTGGCGCGAAGTTGCTTGATGGCTTAGGCATGCTGGTCGAGCAAGCCGCCGAGTCGTTTTTTCTATGGCGCAATGTTCGTCCCGAAACGGCACCCGTGCGCGAAATGCTGCGCCAATCGCTTAACTATTCATAG
- the bamB gene encoding outer membrane protein assembly factor BamB has product MTFGIPTKQLVRASLGALSLALLVGCASKGEPAYTPKELRSFDETSSLETQWDRKVGDGLGHARYPIAPSREGDTVFAADVEGVVMAMDANSGDVKWEIDLDTTISSALTAIAGQVYLATGNGEVIALDQGDGSEEWRSRVSSEVLAAPQANRQLLIVQSVDGRVTALDRATGAERWVYTSSQPSLTLRGTGTPMVIDPVSFVGLANGRLATLDNRSGQPLWEMQIATPQGRSEVERLVDLSGQPVISPDGRLFVTSYNGRVVALEATQGDVLWEADLSSRHTPILVGDFLFVVTDDSQVVALDANSGREIWRNDDLEDRWLTAPAFADGRLVFGDFDGYLHLIDAREGDIVGRTRVHSSGISVRPVTEGSTIHVQANNGRLETLEVTP; this is encoded by the coding sequence ATGACGTTTGGTATCCCAACAAAACAGCTAGTACGCGCAAGTTTAGGCGCGCTGTCGCTGGCACTGCTAGTCGGTTGCGCTAGTAAAGGTGAGCCAGCTTATACGCCCAAAGAGCTGCGTAGCTTCGACGAAACCTCTTCGCTAGAGACCCAATGGGATCGCAAAGTGGGCGATGGCCTGGGCCATGCCCGTTACCCCATCGCGCCTTCCCGTGAAGGCGACACCGTGTTTGCAGCCGATGTCGAGGGCGTGGTAATGGCGATGGATGCCAATAGCGGCGACGTCAAGTGGGAAATCGACCTTGATACGACTATTTCCAGCGCGCTAACGGCGATTGCCGGTCAGGTCTATCTGGCCACTGGCAACGGCGAAGTGATCGCGTTGGATCAAGGTGACGGCAGCGAAGAGTGGCGTTCGCGGGTATCCAGCGAAGTGCTGGCCGCGCCCCAGGCCAACCGGCAGTTGCTGATTGTGCAAAGTGTCGATGGCCGTGTCACGGCTTTGGATCGCGCCACGGGTGCAGAACGCTGGGTATACACCAGTTCGCAGCCGTCACTCACCCTGCGCGGCACCGGCACGCCAATGGTCATTGATCCAGTCAGCTTTGTTGGCCTAGCCAATGGCCGTCTGGCCACCCTGGATAACCGTAGCGGGCAGCCGCTATGGGAAATGCAGATTGCCACTCCCCAAGGGCGTAGCGAAGTGGAACGCCTGGTGGATCTTTCTGGCCAGCCGGTCATCAGCCCCGATGGCCGCCTGTTTGTGACCAGCTATAACGGCCGGGTGGTGGCGCTGGAAGCAACCCAAGGCGACGTACTTTGGGAAGCGGATCTCTCCAGCCGCCATACCCCGATTCTGGTCGGCGACTTTCTGTTTGTGGTCACCGATGACAGCCAAGTCGTCGCCCTCGACGCTAACAGCGGCCGCGAAATTTGGCGCAACGACGATTTAGAAGATCGTTGGTTAACCGCCCCCGCCTTCGCCGATGGGCGTTTAGTATTCGGCGATTTTGACGGTTATCTTCACCTGATCGACGCTCGCGAAGGCGATATCGTGGGTCGCACTCGCGTGCACAGCTCGGGCATCAGCGTACGCCCGGTCACTGAAGGCAGCACCATTCATGTCCAGGCCAACAATGGTCGCCTGGAAACCCTGGAAGTAACTCCATGA
- a CDS encoding peptidoglycan-binding protein, with the protein MAAKQYAYRRVLSGLLLSAVVLVSNNATAWERDQAVIKLSPQVRTLPHREAIEPIALEEAQAFLREHRVVDDAEALQELAYVVAGDDRRLISGAGDRLYVRGDVPRHGQLGIYRQSEPYLAMDGMPLGLELINVGIARHVSSEGDIAQLEIVSSHQEVRVNDIVLPLEEHELNREFMPRAPLNAVEGHIIAVPGGVRFIGRFQIVALDLGTLDGLQAGHVLRVNQQGELINDPRTQELVQLPSTEAGNVMVFKPYDRVSYALVMQASRVLEVGDEVGSATN; encoded by the coding sequence ATGGCGGCAAAACAATACGCCTACCGAAGGGTTTTGAGTGGTTTGCTGCTGAGTGCAGTGGTGCTGGTGAGTAACAATGCCACCGCTTGGGAGCGTGATCAGGCAGTGATTAAACTCTCGCCGCAGGTGCGTACCTTACCCCATCGTGAAGCGATCGAGCCTATCGCCTTGGAGGAAGCCCAGGCCTTTTTGCGCGAACACCGGGTTGTCGATGATGCCGAGGCGTTGCAGGAACTGGCTTACGTAGTGGCGGGAGACGATCGCCGTTTGATCAGCGGCGCGGGAGATCGGTTATACGTGCGTGGTGATGTGCCACGCCATGGTCAGTTGGGCATCTATCGGCAGTCGGAGCCCTACCTGGCGATGGATGGCATGCCGCTGGGCTTAGAGCTGATTAACGTTGGCATCGCTCGCCACGTCAGCAGTGAAGGCGATATTGCGCAGCTTGAAATCGTTAGCTCCCATCAGGAAGTAAGGGTTAACGATATTGTACTGCCCTTGGAGGAGCATGAGTTAAACCGTGAGTTTATGCCCCGCGCGCCGCTCAATGCGGTTGAAGGACATATTATTGCCGTGCCAGGTGGCGTGCGTTTTATTGGCCGTTTTCAGATCGTTGCGTTGGATCTTGGCACCCTGGATGGTTTACAGGCGGGACATGTCCTGCGAGTCAATCAGCAGGGTGAGCTGATCAACGACCCACGTACCCAGGAGCTAGTGCAACTGCCCAGCACAGAAGCGGGCAATGTAATGGTTTTCAAGCCCTATGATCGCGTCAGCTACGCCCTGGTGATGCAGGCCTCTCGGGTGCTGGAAGTGGGCGATGAGGTTGGGTCAGCGACGAACTAG
- the der gene encoding ribosome biogenesis GTPase Der, which translates to MTPVIALVGRPNVGKSTLFNRLTRSRDALVADFPGLTRDRKYGNGMLGDKVYTVIDTGGISGDEEGIDAAMAEQSLAAIDEADIVLFMVDARAGLIAADQAIANHLRVNQKKTWLVVNKTDGLEEHSAMGDFWSLGLGDPWPIAAAHGRNVSTLIDVVLEPFPERDASIPADTGSKGVRIGVIGRPNVGKSTLVNRLLGEDRVVVFDEAGTTRDAIEIPFERRGKPYVLIDTAGIRRRKNVREIAEKFSIIKTLDAIKESHVVIMVLDGSSGLVEQDLHLLDYVLTTGRALVLAVNKWDGLETEAKDKMRTEVKRRLGFADYAELHFISALHGTAVGDLYPSIDRAFDAANAHWSTNRLTTLLQDAVSQNPPPMVHGRRIKLRMAHQGGSNPPIIVVHGNQTESLPEAYRRYLTNTFRKVLKVRGTPIRFEFRSGSNPFDDMAGASDKEKAKKRELNRTKEARKSRR; encoded by the coding sequence ATGACACCCGTCATTGCTTTAGTCGGTCGCCCCAATGTGGGCAAATCGACGTTGTTTAACCGCCTAACGCGCTCGCGTGATGCACTGGTGGCCGACTTTCCTGGCCTCACCCGCGACCGTAAGTACGGTAATGGCATGCTGGGCGATAAGGTCTATACCGTGATTGATACCGGCGGTATCAGCGGTGACGAAGAAGGCATCGACGCTGCCATGGCGGAGCAGTCACTCGCCGCCATTGATGAAGCCGATATTGTGCTGTTTATGGTCGACGCTCGCGCCGGCCTTATCGCCGCTGACCAGGCGATTGCCAACCACCTGCGGGTCAATCAGAAAAAAACCTGGCTGGTGGTGAATAAAACCGATGGGCTGGAAGAGCATTCGGCCATGGGCGACTTCTGGTCGCTCGGCCTCGGCGATCCCTGGCCGATTGCTGCCGCCCACGGGCGCAACGTTTCCACCCTGATTGATGTGGTACTCGAACCGTTTCCCGAGCGTGACGCCAGCATTCCTGCCGACACCGGCAGCAAAGGCGTTCGCATCGGCGTGATTGGCCGCCCCAACGTGGGAAAATCGACCCTGGTCAATCGCCTGCTAGGCGAAGATCGGGTCGTCGTGTTTGATGAAGCGGGCACCACCCGCGATGCCATCGAGATTCCTTTTGAGCGCCGCGGCAAGCCCTATGTACTGATTGACACCGCGGGTATTAGGCGGCGCAAGAACGTGCGCGAAATCGCCGAGAAATTTTCCATCATCAAGACCCTGGATGCGATCAAAGAGTCCCATGTGGTAATCATGGTACTGGATGGCTCCAGCGGCCTGGTGGAGCAGGACTTGCACCTGCTGGACTATGTGTTGACCACCGGTCGTGCACTGGTGCTGGCAGTCAACAAGTGGGACGGCCTGGAGACCGAAGCCAAGGATAAAATGCGCACTGAAGTGAAGCGCCGCCTAGGCTTTGCGGATTATGCCGAACTGCACTTTATCTCTGCCCTGCACGGCACGGCGGTGGGTGATCTCTACCCCTCGATTGATCGCGCCTTTGACGCCGCTAACGCCCACTGGTCGACCAACCGCCTCACCACCCTGCTCCAGGACGCGGTCAGCCAAAACCCACCGCCGATGGTGCACGGACGGCGTATCAAGCTGCGTATGGCTCACCAGGGTGGAAGCAACCCGCCGATTATCGTCGTCCACGGCAACCAAACCGAGTCGCTACCCGAAGCCTACCGCCGCTATTTGACCAACACTTTCCGCAAGGTGCTCAAGGTGCGCGGCACGCCGATTCGCTTTGAGTTTCGCTCCGGCAGTAACCCGTTTGATGACATGGCGGGCGCCAGCGACAAAGAGAAGGCCAAAAAGCGCGAGCTTAACCGCACCAAAGAGGCGCGCAAAAGCCGTCGCTAA
- the fmt gene encoding methionyl-tRNA formyltransferase, producing the protein MSRLRVVFAGTPEFAASSLAALLESQHEVVAVYTQPDRPAGRGRKLTPSPVKQLALEHSLPVYQPQTLKQPEAQAELAALNADIMVVVAYGLLLPQAVLDIPRLGCVNVHASLLPRWRGAAPIQRAIEAGDRVSGVTIMQMDAGLDTGAMLTEVRSPITARTTGGDLHDRLAIQGANALINTLDALATGTAQATPQPEEGVTYAAKLSKAEAELDFAQPAQQLASKIRAFNPWPVAWCALGEERLRLLMAHVEEGEQPPCEPGTLLDHGDDYLRIACGPNGREVLCVTRAQLPGGKAMDVRDLLNARHARLATGTRLGARLDARFKNSAAQASEGETP; encoded by the coding sequence ATGTCACGATTGCGCGTTGTTTTTGCTGGCACGCCTGAATTCGCCGCCTCTAGTCTTGCCGCGCTACTGGAAAGTCAGCACGAAGTGGTGGCGGTGTATACCCAGCCAGACCGCCCTGCGGGTCGCGGTCGTAAGCTAACGCCCAGCCCGGTCAAACAGCTGGCTCTGGAACACAGCCTGCCTGTCTATCAGCCTCAGACGCTAAAGCAGCCCGAGGCTCAAGCCGAGCTGGCCGCGCTCAATGCCGACATCATGGTCGTTGTGGCCTACGGGCTGCTGCTTCCTCAGGCCGTGTTGGACATACCGCGTCTCGGCTGCGTTAACGTTCACGCTTCGCTGCTGCCCCGTTGGCGCGGCGCTGCCCCTATTCAGCGGGCGATCGAAGCAGGTGATCGCGTATCGGGTGTGACCATCATGCAGATGGATGCTGGCCTGGATACCGGTGCGATGCTCACGGAAGTGCGCTCACCCATTACCGCCCGCACCACCGGCGGCGATTTGCATGACCGCCTCGCCATTCAAGGTGCCAATGCGCTGATCAACACGCTGGATGCCCTGGCCACCGGCACCGCGCAGGCAACGCCTCAGCCCGAAGAGGGCGTAACCTATGCCGCCAAACTGAGCAAAGCGGAAGCCGAGCTCGACTTTGCCCAGCCCGCTCAGCAGTTAGCCAGTAAAATTCGCGCCTTTAACCCCTGGCCGGTGGCCTGGTGCGCGTTAGGTGAGGAGCGCCTACGTTTGCTCATGGCGCACGTAGAAGAGGGCGAGCAGCCACCCTGCGAGCCCGGCACGCTACTCGATCACGGCGACGATTATCTGCGGATTGCCTGTGGCCCAAACGGCCGCGAGGTACTTTGTGTGACCAGAGCACAGCTGCCCGGCGGTAAAGCCATGGACGTACGTGACTTACTGAATGCGCGCCACGCGCGCCTTGCTACCGGCACACGTCTTGGTGCTCGTCTTGATGCTCGTTTTAAAAATTCTGCGGCGCAAGCCAGCGAAGGAGAAACACCATGA
- the hemF gene encoding oxygen-dependent coproporphyrinogen oxidase gives MAHEHLDDVKRYLLDLQDRLCAGLAKADGAAQFQEDSWERAEGGGGRSRVMTHGGVFEKGGVNFSHVYGTQLPPSATAARPELTGRSFHAVGVSWVLHPENPHVPTSHGNVRFFIAEKVGEPPVWWFGGGFDLTPFYPVLEDVVHWHRVAKAACDPFGDDVYARYKAWCDEYFYLKHRDETRGVGGLFFDDLNEGEFADCFAMQQAVGDSFLEAYLPIVERRKNDAWGERERDFQLYRRGRYVEFNLVWDRGTLFGLQSGGRTESILMSMPPMARWEYAFEPEPGSAEARLQDFLYPRDWLGEFAEDAGQRKSGELS, from the coding sequence GTGGCCCACGAGCACCTTGATGACGTTAAACGCTACCTTCTTGATTTGCAGGATCGGCTCTGCGCCGGATTGGCGAAAGCCGATGGGGCTGCACAGTTCCAGGAAGATAGTTGGGAGCGTGCAGAGGGGGGCGGTGGTCGATCACGGGTGATGACCCATGGCGGCGTGTTTGAAAAGGGCGGCGTCAACTTCTCCCATGTTTATGGCACCCAACTGCCGCCTTCGGCCACCGCCGCGCGCCCTGAACTGACCGGACGCAGCTTTCATGCGGTGGGGGTCTCCTGGGTGCTGCACCCGGAAAACCCCCATGTACCCACCAGTCATGGCAACGTGCGCTTCTTTATTGCCGAAAAAGTCGGTGAGCCGCCGGTATGGTGGTTTGGCGGCGGCTTTGACTTAACGCCGTTTTATCCCGTGTTGGAAGACGTGGTGCACTGGCATCGGGTGGCCAAAGCCGCCTGCGACCCCTTTGGGGACGATGTTTATGCGCGCTATAAGGCCTGGTGCGACGAGTACTTCTACCTTAAGCACCGCGATGAAACCCGCGGTGTCGGCGGGTTGTTTTTCGATGACCTAAATGAAGGCGAGTTTGCCGACTGCTTTGCCATGCAACAGGCGGTGGGCGACAGCTTCCTAGAGGCTTATTTACCCATCGTTGAGCGCCGCAAAAATGACGCCTGGGGCGAGCGGGAGCGCGATTTCCAGCTTTACCGCCGTGGCCGCTACGTGGAGTTCAACCTGGTGTGGGATCGCGGCACGCTGTTTGGCTTACAAAGTGGCGGGCGTACGGAGTCAATTTTGATGTCTATGCCGCCAATGGCGCGCTGGGAATACGCCTTTGAGCCAGAGCCCGGCAGTGCCGAAGCGCGCTTGCAGGATTTCTTATACCCCCGGGACTGGCTCGGCGAATTCGCTGAGGATGCAGGCCAAAGAAAAAGCGGAGAGCTCTCATGA
- the rsmB gene encoding 16S rRNA (cytosine(967)-C(5))-methyltransferase RsmB, with product MSQKRSPQGGSGQEVRAAAARALAPVLSDQGSLAGLDEHSVVARDRGLLKELCFGTCRRLPRLEALAGVLLKQPFKKRDSDVQALLLLGIYQLLYMRIPAHAAVGETAGAARLLNKEWATRVLNGCLRRLQRESEALQAQVDRDESVALEHPPWLLNALRQAWPEQWRDIIEANNHAGPMTLRVNQHHNDREAYLGMLTEQGLNGHLCPHAPDAITLETPCDVTALPGFEEGHVSVQDEAAQLSAALLGPALAPRPGARVLDACCAPGGKTAHLLEQFDIALTAIDSDNQRLARVEDTLSRLGVEAVLEHADATERDWWSGTPFDAILLDAPCSGTGVIRRHPDIKKLRRKDDIRPLAKLQRQLLDNLWPMLREGGILLYATCSVLPEENSEQIEAFLARTPDAHVTTPNDVAWGIASGAGRQLFPAQSSHDGFFYARLEKRTA from the coding sequence ATGAGCCAAAAGCGCTCCCCCCAAGGCGGCAGTGGTCAGGAAGTCCGCGCCGCTGCGGCCCGCGCGCTGGCCCCGGTGCTCAGCGACCAGGGCTCCCTGGCGGGGCTGGATGAGCACAGCGTGGTGGCTCGCGACCGCGGACTTCTCAAAGAGCTCTGCTTCGGCACCTGCCGTCGCTTGCCGCGTCTGGAAGCTTTAGCGGGCGTGCTGCTTAAGCAGCCGTTTAAAAAGCGCGATAGCGATGTTCAGGCGCTTCTGTTGCTGGGTATTTACCAGCTGCTCTACATGCGCATTCCCGCCCACGCGGCGGTAGGCGAAACCGCTGGCGCTGCGCGCTTACTGAATAAGGAGTGGGCTACCCGCGTCTTAAATGGTTGCTTGCGGCGGCTACAGCGCGAATCCGAGGCGCTCCAGGCCCAGGTAGACCGGGATGAAAGCGTCGCGTTAGAGCATCCGCCCTGGCTGCTTAACGCCTTGCGCCAGGCGTGGCCAGAGCAGTGGCGCGATATCATCGAAGCCAACAATCACGCCGGCCCCATGACGTTAAGGGTGAATCAGCACCACAACGACCGTGAAGCCTATTTGGGTATGCTCACCGAACAGGGCTTGAACGGCCACTTATGCCCCCATGCCCCTGACGCTATCACCCTGGAAACACCCTGCGATGTGACCGCGCTGCCCGGCTTTGAAGAGGGCCACGTTAGCGTTCAGGATGAAGCCGCCCAACTCTCTGCGGCACTACTTGGCCCCGCACTGGCGCCACGACCAGGTGCACGTGTACTCGATGCCTGCTGCGCCCCCGGCGGTAAAACGGCTCATTTGCTAGAGCAGTTTGATATTGCCCTAACGGCTATCGATAGCGATAACCAGCGCTTAGCGCGGGTGGAGGACACCCTTAGCCGTCTCGGCGTTGAGGCGGTACTCGAACACGCCGATGCCACCGAGCGCGACTGGTGGAGCGGCACACCGTTTGATGCCATCCTGCTCGACGCCCCTTGCTCTGGCACCGGCGTTATCCGCCGCCACCCGGATATCAAGAAGCTGCGGCGCAAAGACGATATCCGGCCGCTGGCCAAGCTTCAACGCCAGCTGTTAGACAATCTTTGGCCGATGCTGCGCGAGGGCGGCATCCTGCTGTATGCCACCTGTTCGGTACTGCCGGAGGAGAACAGTGAGCAGATTGAGGCGTTTCTCGCCCGCACCCCTGACGCCCATGTCACCACGCCTAACGACGTTGCCTGGGGCATTGCCAGCGGTGCAGGTCGCCAGCTGTTTCCGGCCCAGAGCAGTCACGATGGCTTTTTTTATGCCAGACTAGAGAAGCGCACTGCCTAG
- a CDS encoding L-threonylcarbamoyladenylate synthase encodes MSLATDLAPAISALRSGGVIACPTEAVWGLSCDPENDAALAHLMRMKERDPAKGVILVAANIEQFQPWLSQLPLAMHAPLAASWPGPNTWLVPDYGRSHGLVRGAHERVALRVTDHPVMKALCEAFGGPLVSTSANRSGEPPAMSAAEITEIFADEVAHVVQGKLGGNAKPSTIRDLATGKIMRS; translated from the coding sequence ATGAGTTTGGCGACCGATCTAGCCCCTGCGATTAGCGCGCTGCGTAGTGGGGGAGTGATTGCCTGTCCCACTGAAGCGGTGTGGGGGCTTAGCTGTGACCCCGAAAACGACGCAGCCTTAGCCCATCTAATGCGTATGAAAGAGCGCGACCCTGCCAAGGGCGTGATCCTTGTTGCCGCGAATATCGAACAGTTCCAACCCTGGTTGAGCCAGCTCCCATTAGCGATGCACGCTCCCCTAGCGGCAAGCTGGCCGGGGCCCAATACTTGGCTAGTGCCTGATTATGGCCGCAGCCACGGACTGGTGCGTGGCGCCCACGAGCGCGTAGCGCTGCGGGTGACCGACCACCCAGTGATGAAAGCCCTGTGCGAAGCCTTTGGGGGCCCGCTGGTATCCACCTCGGCCAATCGTTCGGGGGAACCGCCTGCGATGAGCGCCGCTGAGATCACTGAAATCTTTGCTGATGAAGTGGCCCATGTAGTGCAAGGCAAGCTGGGTGGCAATGCCAAACCCAGCACCATTAGAGACCTAGCCACTGGTAAAATCATGCGCTCTTAA
- the dprA gene encoding DNA-processing protein DprA: protein MDAQAWLVVNALPGMGALRIAQLLARQPQWPEGWLAALPSRAASELRLWLEHPTRSPLQNVVDETLAWQQSGPSRHVLHRDHPAWPALLNELPDPPVVLWAQGDLSALEGPKLAMVGTRRPTGEGTHNAQTFARDLARRGWCVVSGMALGVDGVAQRAALNAGGRTIAVLGCGVDVIYPASHRDLHEQLSSLPGGLVVSEHPPGTLARPAFFPRRNRIVTGLSLGTLVVEATEKSGSLVSARLTLEQNRELFVLPGSLHNVQARGCLALLRQGSAHLACSVDDIISDLGHWASEFIPADDAMQQTLLTSAEKPPEQESLPDGVSGDSLPDSLLASLSATPTPIDLLVHATGVTVSDCQQRLLMLELEGWVAQQAGGWVRLPRP from the coding sequence ATGGACGCCCAGGCGTGGCTGGTGGTCAATGCGTTGCCGGGTATGGGGGCGCTGCGTATCGCGCAATTATTAGCCCGTCAGCCGCAGTGGCCGGAAGGGTGGCTGGCAGCGCTGCCCAGTCGTGCAGCCAGCGAGTTGCGCCTGTGGCTTGAGCATCCCACGCGCAGCCCGTTGCAAAATGTGGTTGATGAGACCCTGGCGTGGCAGCAGAGCGGGCCTAGTCGCCATGTGCTGCATCGCGACCACCCCGCCTGGCCTGCACTGTTAAATGAGTTGCCCGACCCGCCCGTAGTGCTCTGGGCCCAGGGAGATCTTAGCGCACTGGAGGGCCCCAAACTTGCCATGGTAGGCACCCGACGCCCCACCGGCGAAGGTACCCATAACGCCCAAACCTTCGCTCGCGATCTAGCCCGCCGTGGCTGGTGCGTGGTCAGCGGTATGGCCTTGGGCGTTGATGGCGTAGCCCAGCGCGCAGCGCTAAATGCCGGTGGACGCACGATCGCTGTACTCGGCTGCGGCGTGGATGTGATCTATCCCGCCTCCCACCGTGATCTTCACGAGCAGCTTAGTTCTCTACCCGGTGGCCTAGTGGTGTCGGAACATCCACCAGGTACGCTGGCGCGCCCGGCGTTTTTCCCGCGGCGCAACCGCATCGTTACCGGTCTCTCGCTCGGTACATTAGTGGTCGAAGCCACCGAAAAAAGCGGTTCGCTGGTCAGTGCACGGCTCACTTTAGAGCAAAATCGCGAACTGTTTGTGCTGCCCGGTTCGCTACACAACGTACAGGCCCGCGGCTGTTTGGCACTACTGCGCCAGGGCAGTGCCCATCTAGCCTGTAGCGTCGACGATATTATTAGCGACCTTGGCCACTGGGCCAGTGAATTTATCCCGGCCGATGACGCCATGCAGCAAACCTTACTAACGTCTGCAGAAAAACCACCTGAGCAAGAATCGCTGCCTGATGGCGTGTCTGGCGATAGCTTGCCAGATTCATTATTAGCGTCTTTATCCGCCACGCCAACGCCTATTGATCTCTTGGTACACGCCACCGGTGTGACGGTCAGCGACTGCCAGCAGCGCCTGCTGATGCTGGAGTTGGAAGGCTGGGTTGCTCAGCAGGCGGGAGGCTGGGTGCGGCTGCCGCGGCCATGA